One window from the genome of Nicotiana tomentosiformis chromosome 5, ASM39032v3, whole genome shotgun sequence encodes:
- the LOC104095617 gene encoding probable E3 ubiquitin-protein ligase RHC2A: MSMSSNYWCYRCNRFITVRNQDSITCLNCNSGFVEEVVETPNRFSLSASRRRRFPAVASDSSSILQRSRRNGGDRSPFNPVIVLRSPSRGGGDGGGGAAGAFELYYGDGSGSGFRPLPASMSEFLLGSGFDRLLDQLAQIDVGRIENPPASKAAIESMATIEIVPSHVDVESHCAVCMESFELGTEAREMPCKHLYHSDCILPWLSLRNSCPVCRQELPTESGGDSNEQNRNVGNDDEAVGLTIWRLPGGGFAVGRFGRRVGGEREMPVVYTEMDGGFNSNGVPRRISWGSGGGRVSQQNGGLRRLFCSFFSCFGGAASSSSETSGSDSRINRNTSGSLSSVFIST; this comes from the coding sequence ATGTCGATGTCGTCGAATTATTGGTGCTATAGATGCAATAGATTTATTACAGTACGGAACCAAGATTCAATCACATGCCTCAACTGCAACAGTGGGTTCGTCGAAGAAGTGGTCGAGACTCCCAACAGATTCTCACTGTCCGCTTCTCGACGGCGTCGTTTCCCTGCAGTGGCTTCTGATTCAAGTTCAATTCTTCAGAGGAGCAGGAGAAATGGTGGTGATAGGTCACCCTTTAACCCTGTCATCGTCCTCAGAAGTCCTTCCCGTGGCGGTGGTGATGGTGGTGGAGGGGCTGCAGGAGCATTTGAGCTGTATTACGGAGATGGATCTGGGTCGGGTTTCAGGCCCTTGCCCGCAAGTATGTCGGAGTTTCTACTTGGATCGGGCTTCGATAGGCTTCTGGATCAGTTAGCACAGATTGATGTTGGAAGAATTGAAAATCCACCAGCTTCGAAAGCTGCAATCGAGTCAATGGCAACCATTGAGATTGTTCCTTCACATGTGGATGTAGAATCTCACTGTGCTGTTTGTATGGAGTCCTTCGAGCTGGGAACTGAGGCTCGCGAAATGCCCTGTAAGCATTTATATCATTCCGATTGTATTCTACCATGGCTGTCGCTGCGGAATTCTTGCCCTGTTTGTAGACAGGAATTGCCCACCGAGAGTGGTGGAGATTCAAATGAGCAAAATAGAAATGTAGGAAATGATGATGAAGCTGTTGGTTTAACAATATGGAGATTGCCAGGAGGTGGATTTGCGGTTGGGAGGTTTGGGAGGAGGGTGGGTGGGGAACGAGAGATGCCTGTTGTATATACAGAGATGGATGGAGGGTTCAATAGCAATGGGGTTCCGAGAAGGATTTCATGGGGTTCTGGAGGAGGGAGAGTGTCGCAGCAAAATGGGGGTTTGAGGAGACTATTTTGCAGTTTCTTTTCGTGTTTTGGGGGGGCTGCTTCATCCAGCTCCGAGACCTCTGGTTCAGATTCGAGGATAAATCGTAACACAAGTGGTTCATTGTCATCTGTTTTCATCTCTACATGA